One genomic region from uncultured Cohaesibacter sp. encodes:
- the cueR gene encoding Cu(I)-responsive transcriptional regulator, protein MNIGQAARKTELPTKTIRYYEEIDLISPIRSENGYRTYTDQDIHRLTFLKRSRSLGFSIEECRLLLSLYDDKDRASSDVKAIAQGKIIEIEQKITELQSLKATLGTLVNHCHGDNKPDCPILDGLSDKTVNWSAEENGKHHCCKN, encoded by the coding sequence ATGAATATCGGACAGGCTGCACGCAAAACCGAATTGCCGACCAAGACGATCCGCTATTACGAAGAGATCGACCTGATCTCGCCGATCCGCTCCGAGAACGGATATCGCACCTACACCGATCAGGACATTCATCGCCTCACATTTCTTAAGCGGTCGCGCAGCCTCGGTTTCAGCATTGAAGAATGCCGCCTGCTGTTGTCTCTCTATGATGACAAGGATCGTGCAAGTTCGGATGTAAAAGCTATAGCTCAAGGCAAGATCATTGAAATCGAACAGAAGATCACCGAGCTCCAGTCGCTCAAGGCAACGCTGGGAACACTTGTCAATCATTGCCACGGTGACAACAAACCCGATTGCCCAATTCTGGATGGCCTCTCGGACAAAACCGTGAACTGGTCTGCCGAAGAGAATGGCAAACACCACTGTTGTAAAAACTAG
- a CDS encoding cytochrome c → MNWTKYAVMAALIAGGAVIVTKFFDGAGRSPSTTSRSVNVTVPDLSPVAANGQELFNDNCAACHGENGKGTEMGPPLIHPIYKPSHHADISFEFAVANGVRQHHWPYGNMPAQPHITRADLQQIVRFVRETQQANRILN, encoded by the coding sequence ATGAACTGGACAAAATATGCTGTTATGGCCGCTCTCATTGCGGGTGGCGCAGTAATCGTAACAAAATTCTTTGACGGCGCTGGCAGGTCACCTTCTACTACATCCAGAAGCGTGAATGTGACGGTGCCGGATCTGTCTCCTGTTGCCGCCAATGGACAGGAGCTTTTCAACGACAATTGCGCTGCATGCCATGGTGAAAATGGCAAGGGGACCGAAATGGGGCCTCCACTGATCCATCCTATCTACAAACCCAGTCACCACGCCGACATAAGTTTTGAGTTCGCGGTTGCCAACGGTGTTCGTCAACATCACTGGCCCTACGGTAATATGCCCGCCCAACCGCATATAACTCGCGCAGATCTGCAACAAATCGTCCGCTTCGTCAGGGAAACGCAGCAAGCCAACAGGATCTTAAATTAG
- a CDS encoding LysR family transcriptional regulator, translated as MQILILLGEPGVMDWENIRYFRALVETGSVAAAARELGVERTTVTRRIQALERETGLELFDRRGRRLVLTAAGQDYAHVTSRMSEAAQEAALCAAGIRPGMSGRIKISAPPSLAKARLIGPLLAFGRKHPKLEIQLIGEIGFASLHRGEADIAVRLSRPEEGDLAISKMGSIAFHLYGHRDYVANTPAEERRYIGQGDETAAMPQQVALKQIAGGKFAFYVDDIDLQLAAVLAKGGIAALPDFLVDHQDDLVQLGAKNPLVERDVWSVTHNAQRHQERIRKTINVIRQALH; from the coding sequence ATGCAGATTTTGATCTTGTTAGGCGAGCCTGGTGTGATGGATTGGGAGAATATTCGGTATTTCAGAGCCTTGGTTGAAACCGGCAGCGTTGCCGCCGCCGCGCGTGAACTGGGCGTCGAACGAACCACAGTAACCCGGCGCATACAAGCGCTCGAGCGAGAAACAGGGCTCGAGCTTTTTGACCGTCGCGGACGGCGATTGGTCCTGACAGCAGCAGGGCAAGATTATGCCCATGTGACGAGCCGCATGTCTGAGGCAGCACAGGAAGCGGCTCTTTGTGCGGCAGGGATACGCCCGGGAATGAGTGGTCGTATCAAAATCTCGGCCCCTCCCTCTCTTGCCAAAGCTCGATTGATTGGACCACTCTTGGCATTCGGGCGTAAGCACCCCAAACTAGAAATCCAGCTCATTGGTGAAATAGGCTTTGCCTCGCTCCATCGCGGCGAGGCTGATATCGCCGTGCGGTTGTCTCGCCCGGAGGAAGGAGATCTCGCGATTTCCAAAATGGGTTCGATTGCGTTTCACCTCTACGGGCATCGAGACTATGTTGCGAACACGCCCGCAGAGGAGCGGCGCTACATTGGTCAAGGTGACGAGACCGCAGCTATGCCTCAGCAAGTGGCTCTTAAACAGATAGCCGGCGGCAAGTTTGCCTTCTATGTGGATGACATTGACCTTCAATTGGCCGCGGTCCTTGCAAAGGGCGGCATTGCCGCATTGCCCGATTTCCTCGTTGATCACCAAGATGACCTCGTGCAGTTGGGAGCGAAGAACCCGCTAGTCGAACGCGATGTCTGGTCCGTGACCCATAATGCGCAGCGTCACCAAGAAAGGATCAGGAAAACGATCAATGTTATCAGGCAGGCTCTGCACTGA
- a CDS encoding quinone oxidoreductase, which yields MRYLRIPKGIKFVESSPRNVQTRSIMNKVIELSRPGAVQNLSLVARDPGMPTHGEIRLRQTNAGVNFIDIYQRKGIYPLPMPAILGVEGAGVVEEIGDGVSHVAVGDRVGYAGAVGGYAEARILPAWRAIKLPEDISDSQAAGSLLRAFTAHMLLYKVHTVTLGTKILIHAGAGGLASIVVPWAKRLGAQVLATASTDEKADVALSYGADNVIIGRDANIAKAALDWTDGEGVDLTIDGIGEPTFRASLEATKKFGTFASIGQAGGALTSLTARDLNPLRSLAFHAPSVMAYLSDQARYNEVATEVVDALKASTETPRQVQYPLSDAGAAQTALENGHTTGIPLLVI from the coding sequence ATGCGTTATTTGCGCATTCCAAAAGGCATCAAATTTGTAGAATCTTCACCTCGCAACGTTCAAACGAGGTCAATCATGAACAAGGTTATCGAATTGTCCCGCCCCGGCGCGGTCCAGAACCTGTCGCTCGTCGCGCGAGATCCTGGAATGCCGACACACGGTGAAATCCGGCTGCGGCAAACAAACGCGGGAGTGAATTTCATTGATATCTATCAGCGAAAAGGCATCTATCCGCTTCCCATGCCAGCCATTCTCGGCGTTGAGGGCGCAGGCGTGGTGGAGGAAATTGGAGACGGTGTTAGCCATGTCGCAGTAGGGGATCGTGTTGGCTACGCCGGCGCCGTGGGCGGATACGCTGAGGCTCGAATTTTGCCGGCATGGCGCGCGATAAAGCTTCCAGAAGACATATCTGATTCGCAGGCAGCGGGCAGCCTCCTGCGGGCCTTCACCGCGCATATGCTACTCTATAAAGTCCATACGGTAACCCTAGGAACCAAGATCTTGATCCATGCGGGTGCAGGGGGGCTGGCAAGCATCGTGGTGCCTTGGGCCAAACGGTTGGGGGCGCAGGTTCTTGCGACAGCAAGCACAGATGAAAAGGCGGATGTTGCCTTATCCTATGGAGCAGACAACGTTATTATCGGCAGAGACGCAAACATAGCCAAAGCCGCGCTCGATTGGACGGATGGCGAAGGTGTGGACCTCACGATCGATGGCATAGGTGAGCCAACATTCAGGGCCTCTTTGGAGGCCACGAAGAAATTTGGAACCTTTGCAAGTATTGGCCAGGCTGGTGGCGCCCTTACATCTTTGACAGCAAGAGATTTGAATCCCTTGCGAAGTCTTGCATTCCATGCCCCGAGTGTGATGGCATATCTCTCAGATCAGGCGCGCTACAATGAAGTGGCAACCGAGGTGGTCGACGCTTTGAAAGCCAGTACTGAAACCCCTAGGCAAGTCCAGTATCCCCTGTCTGACGCTGGTGCTGCACAAACAGCTTTGGAAAACGGACATACAACTGGCATTCCTCTGTTAGTGATCTAG
- a CDS encoding homoserine dehydrogenase: MKIYNIALIGFGGVNRSLARLIEEENDNWASEFGFNLRIVAVTDLKLGSVLSPNGIEPDTLLNIGFEEGGFKGLSGGCSEALNEQIIKKSPADIVVEATFTNPVDGEPAASHCRWALETGKHVVTTNKGPVALHGAELKQLAEQKGLFFEYEGAVMSGTPVIRMAKQTLAGAYLLGFQGILNGTSNYILGQMESGLSFEKALTQAQELGYAEADPTADIEGFDVRLKVAVLANELLGASLSPATIPCKGIAHLTDDDLAEAARAGERWKLIGSAQKQANGDILASVCPKRLPLSHPLAGISGATNAVAFQTGLIDTVTVSGPGAGRIETAYALLSDIISIHKSISPIALREAS; the protein is encoded by the coding sequence ATGAAAATCTACAATATTGCTCTGATAGGATTTGGTGGGGTCAACCGCTCGCTTGCTCGATTGATAGAAGAAGAAAACGACAATTGGGCTAGTGAATTCGGTTTCAATCTGAGAATTGTCGCTGTTACCGATCTCAAGCTGGGGTCTGTTCTTTCTCCCAACGGCATCGAGCCTGATACCTTGCTGAATATCGGTTTTGAGGAGGGAGGATTCAAAGGGCTTTCCGGTGGGTGTTCCGAAGCGCTCAACGAACAAATTATCAAGAAATCGCCCGCAGATATCGTTGTGGAGGCGACCTTTACCAATCCTGTAGATGGTGAACCGGCGGCGTCTCATTGCCGCTGGGCGCTTGAAACCGGCAAACATGTTGTGACCACGAACAAAGGACCGGTTGCACTCCATGGTGCGGAGCTGAAACAATTGGCCGAGCAAAAGGGTCTGTTCTTTGAATATGAGGGTGCCGTTATGAGCGGGACACCTGTTATTCGCATGGCAAAGCAGACATTGGCTGGTGCTTATTTACTCGGTTTTCAAGGCATCCTGAACGGAACCTCAAATTACATTCTTGGGCAAATGGAATCTGGCCTATCTTTTGAGAAGGCACTTACTCAAGCTCAAGAACTGGGCTATGCAGAAGCTGATCCCACCGCTGATATAGAAGGTTTTGATGTTCGGTTGAAAGTGGCCGTGCTGGCAAACGAATTACTTGGTGCCTCACTGTCTCCCGCTACCATCCCTTGTAAGGGTATAGCTCATTTGACAGATGACGACCTTGCCGAAGCGGCCCGGGCCGGAGAGCGTTGGAAGCTTATAGGCTCAGCACAAAAACAGGCCAACGGTGATATTCTGGCATCGGTGTGTCCAAAGCGATTGCCTCTTAGTCATCCTCTGGCAGGTATAAGCGGAGCCACCAATGCTGTCGCATTCCAAACGGGCCTGATTGATACAGTGACCGTAAGCGGCCCGGGAGCGGGTCGAATTGAAACAGCCTATGCTCTCCTCTCAGACATCATAAGTATACACAAAAGCATCTCTCCGATTGCGCTTCGGGAGGCTTCATAA
- a CDS encoding aldehyde dehydrogenase family protein: MSSLSMRLCQTENLIPVLNPFDGKEISQVKQTSALDVEDVLVKAHVGAQAAKALPRHQRASILDKAAYLIEQRNEQFARQITAEAGKTIRQATKEVARCVNTLKLSAELARSNEGEMIPFDAFPGGEKRKGWFTREPLGIILAITPFNDPLNLVAHKLGPAIAGGNAVLLKPSEMAPLSAMALVDILQEAGMPPDVVTLAIGGADLGAALVEARDVRMISFTGGFKTGEAISRAAGLKRLCMDLGGNAPVIVMKDCDFDKAIDACVSGAFWAAGQNCIGTQRIFIQRPLYNQFRGAFMKATAKLVVGDPQRMQTDVGPMINELAAKSIEARVNQSLDQGAKCLHGNKREGALYHPTVLETVPHDCAIWCDEVFAPVVILEPFDELEDALTLSNDVDFSLHAGIFTSDIDTAMTAIDRIQAGGIMINDSSDYRFDAMPFGGFKYGSMGREGVRFAYEDMTQPKVICFNNS; encoded by the coding sequence ATGTCCAGTCTTTCGATGAGGCTCTGTCAAACAGAAAATTTAATTCCGGTGCTCAACCCATTTGATGGCAAAGAGATTTCTCAAGTCAAACAAACGTCAGCTTTGGACGTTGAGGACGTTTTAGTGAAGGCCCATGTCGGCGCACAAGCCGCAAAAGCGCTGCCACGACATCAGAGAGCCAGTATTCTTGATAAAGCGGCCTATCTGATTGAACAACGTAATGAGCAGTTTGCCAGACAGATCACTGCGGAAGCTGGCAAAACAATCCGGCAGGCCACCAAAGAGGTCGCACGGTGCGTAAACACTTTGAAGCTATCAGCAGAATTGGCACGCAGCAACGAAGGTGAAATGATCCCTTTTGATGCTTTTCCCGGCGGAGAAAAGCGAAAAGGTTGGTTTACTCGGGAGCCTTTGGGGATCATTCTGGCGATTACCCCTTTCAATGATCCGCTCAATCTGGTTGCTCATAAGTTGGGGCCGGCTATCGCGGGCGGCAATGCGGTTTTGCTAAAACCGTCTGAAATGGCGCCTCTATCTGCAATGGCGCTGGTCGATATATTGCAAGAAGCGGGAATGCCCCCCGATGTCGTTACACTTGCAATCGGAGGCGCAGATCTTGGTGCCGCTCTGGTAGAGGCCAGAGACGTTCGAATGATCTCCTTTACGGGAGGTTTCAAAACGGGGGAGGCGATTTCCCGGGCTGCCGGTTTGAAGCGATTGTGCATGGACCTTGGCGGCAATGCCCCTGTGATTGTTATGAAAGATTGCGACTTTGACAAGGCCATTGACGCATGTGTTTCAGGAGCATTCTGGGCTGCAGGACAAAATTGCATTGGTACACAGCGTATATTCATTCAAAGGCCGCTCTACAATCAGTTCCGAGGGGCTTTCATGAAAGCGACGGCAAAGCTGGTTGTCGGGGATCCTCAAAGAATGCAAACAGATGTAGGGCCTATGATCAACGAACTTGCTGCCAAAAGTATAGAGGCGCGTGTTAATCAGTCTCTCGATCAAGGGGCTAAATGTTTGCATGGAAATAAGAGAGAAGGGGCCCTCTATCACCCAACCGTTTTGGAAACAGTTCCCCATGATTGCGCAATTTGGTGTGACGAAGTGTTTGCGCCGGTGGTGATCCTGGAGCCATTTGACGAACTGGAAGACGCGTTGACATTATCCAATGACGTCGATTTTAGCCTCCATGCTGGTATTTTTACCTCTGATATCGACACGGCAATGACAGCAATTGACCGAATTCAGGCTGGCGGAATAATGATAAATGACTCGTCTGATTATCGCTTTGATGCCATGCCGTTCGGAGGATTCAAATATGGTAGCATGGGAAGGGAAGGCGTTCGGTTCGCCTACGAAGATATGACACAACCCAAAGTGATCTGTTTTAACAACAGCTGA
- a CDS encoding LuxR family transcriptional regulator, giving the protein MNRKTPLPDPTTAETFGELNALATDFVQKLGGSYFSYLLTREPAHAVKNGDRLISNYPKEWLDRYSSKKYRLYDPVVRISSNVRLPYLWGQRGFLRHFDKKARHIFHEAGEFQILEGYSVPTLGPDQDAGVFSVVTKDRNMIRHLIEEDEAGAIQLFAVKFHDSVVRLSRQDTADTQIKLTAREAEVLLRTADGYSSEAVAARLGLSASAVNYHITNACRKLGASNKVQAVAIAIRSNLI; this is encoded by the coding sequence ATGAATCGAAAAACACCACTTCCAGATCCGACGACGGCTGAGACATTCGGTGAGCTCAACGCACTCGCGACCGATTTTGTGCAAAAACTTGGAGGAAGTTATTTCAGCTACTTACTGACGCGAGAACCCGCTCATGCCGTCAAGAATGGAGATCGTCTGATCTCCAACTATCCGAAAGAATGGCTAGATCGATATAGTTCCAAGAAATATCGGCTGTATGATCCCGTTGTTAGAATATCCTCTAACGTTCGATTGCCCTATCTTTGGGGCCAGCGAGGATTCCTGCGTCATTTCGATAAGAAAGCACGCCATATCTTTCATGAAGCTGGAGAATTCCAAATCCTTGAGGGCTATTCAGTGCCAACACTAGGACCGGATCAGGACGCGGGTGTTTTTTCAGTTGTCACCAAAGACCGAAATATGATCCGCCATCTGATTGAAGAAGACGAAGCTGGTGCCATACAGCTATTTGCCGTAAAGTTTCACGATTCAGTCGTGAGGTTATCTCGACAAGATACCGCCGACACGCAAATCAAGTTAACAGCGAGAGAAGCAGAAGTATTGCTTCGTACAGCGGATGGTTACTCCAGCGAAGCAGTGGCCGCACGCTTGGGACTATCTGCATCTGCTGTTAATTATCACATCACCAATGCTTGTCGAAAGCTCGGTGCAAGCAACAAGGTTCAAGCGGTCGCAATTGCGATCAGGAGCAATCTCATTTAG
- a CDS encoding ABC transporter substrate-binding protein, which produces MSPKSIVQKELALFAASTILSVGLVTSALAETVKIGVLAPLTGPAASDGQEFLNGVNWAVDQANAKGGVAGYTFEVVPADVKEGSAANVTSAVERVAGTDGVEMVLTGYANLSMFEVDLFREYGIPYLSAGPSPAVAAIISKAPEDYWCCWSYTADYAGYSTDLLPTVKGFAADGKVDISEKTVAIISSDNPYSKSISEGMKPVFLKDGWKITVDEMVPYGEVGDWRSILTKVRESKPDLIINTDYLPGNSALFLKQFLEEPTNSLMFLQYAPSVPEFLELTGDQATGVLYDMIGAALETPKWPRANKLLAAYKDKYGVESGSYGISLFEMTNMYFDALKKVGDPTDHEAIGLAIGELSKKTATGIIKFDPKTHVAMAGDEYVPTSFWQIVDGKRVLVSPKGIASGEFMTPPWIKK; this is translated from the coding sequence ATGAGCCCGAAGTCTATAGTTCAAAAAGAGCTGGCACTCTTTGCTGCTAGTACGATCCTGTCTGTAGGATTGGTCACTTCAGCCTTGGCAGAAACTGTCAAAATTGGTGTGCTTGCTCCTCTTACTGGCCCAGCTGCATCCGATGGCCAAGAATTCCTCAACGGCGTCAACTGGGCCGTTGATCAAGCCAACGCCAAGGGAGGCGTAGCCGGTTACACGTTCGAAGTCGTCCCTGCGGATGTGAAAGAAGGATCTGCAGCCAACGTTACCAGCGCCGTGGAGCGCGTAGCGGGTACGGATGGCGTTGAGATGGTCTTGACCGGATATGCCAACCTGTCAATGTTTGAGGTGGATCTGTTCCGAGAATATGGCATCCCATATCTGTCAGCCGGTCCTTCTCCTGCAGTTGCCGCGATTATCTCTAAAGCTCCAGAAGATTATTGGTGTTGCTGGTCCTATACTGCCGATTATGCTGGCTACAGTACCGACCTCCTGCCAACCGTGAAGGGATTTGCAGCAGACGGAAAGGTGGACATCTCGGAGAAAACCGTTGCCATCATTTCTTCTGACAACCCCTATTCAAAAAGTATTTCGGAAGGCATGAAGCCAGTTTTCCTTAAGGATGGCTGGAAGATCACCGTCGACGAAATGGTGCCGTACGGCGAAGTGGGAGATTGGCGGTCTATTCTCACCAAGGTACGTGAGTCCAAGCCTGATCTGATTATCAACACTGATTACCTTCCAGGTAACTCGGCTCTGTTCTTGAAACAGTTTCTAGAAGAACCAACCAACAGCCTCATGTTCCTCCAATATGCGCCTTCTGTGCCGGAATTTTTGGAGTTGACTGGAGATCAGGCAACCGGCGTGCTCTATGACATGATCGGTGCCGCACTTGAAACACCAAAATGGCCGCGCGCGAACAAACTACTGGCAGCCTATAAAGATAAATATGGTGTTGAAAGCGGTTCCTATGGGATCAGCCTTTTCGAGATGACAAACATGTATTTCGATGCGCTCAAAAAGGTTGGCGATCCGACTGATCACGAGGCTATTGGACTTGCCATTGGCGAATTGTCCAAGAAAACTGCGACGGGCATCATCAAGTTTGACCCCAAGACCCATGTCGCAATGGCTGGAGATGAATATGTACCCACATCATTCTGGCAGATTGTTGATGGCAAGCGGGTACTTGTTTCGCCGAAGGGAATTGCTTCTGGCGAGTTCATGACGCCACCTTGGATTAAGAAATAG
- a CDS encoding ABC transporter ATP-binding protein produces the protein MTSLLEISGVSKSFGAIRAVQDVSISVDEGEILGIAGPNGSGKSTLFNIITKTPFGPDEGRVKLDGKNLHLMRPHEIARSGMTRTFQRESVFGSLSAIDNVLVAVENAKSRDRFARNIEAAEWALDLAGFPPSLHNTKANALPIFQRKLIMIASALALRPRILLLDEPASSLTPHEVARIQKLIFRIKDQGITILLIEHVLPLLTSVSDRLVVFDHGVVVAQGLPADVIMDPQVVEAYLGKKHEPIAS, from the coding sequence ATGACTTCTCTTCTTGAAATTTCGGGTGTTTCCAAATCTTTTGGAGCCATACGGGCGGTACAAGATGTCTCAATTTCAGTCGATGAGGGTGAGATCCTAGGTATCGCAGGCCCAAATGGTAGCGGAAAAAGCACTCTATTCAACATCATCACAAAAACACCATTCGGCCCTGATGAGGGCCGAGTGAAACTGGATGGTAAAAACCTGCATTTGATGAGGCCCCACGAAATAGCGCGTAGCGGCATGACCCGAACCTTTCAACGAGAAAGCGTATTCGGTTCTCTATCTGCTATCGATAACGTGTTGGTAGCCGTAGAAAACGCGAAGAGTCGAGACCGATTTGCTCGAAATATTGAAGCAGCCGAATGGGCTCTTGACTTGGCAGGCTTCCCACCAAGCTTGCACAATACAAAAGCCAATGCTTTGCCAATCTTTCAGAGAAAACTGATCATGATTGCTTCAGCCTTGGCTCTGCGGCCACGGATTCTTTTGCTGGATGAACCGGCATCAAGTCTTACGCCTCATGAAGTTGCTCGCATCCAAAAACTGATTTTCAGGATAAAAGATCAAGGCATCACCATCTTGCTGATCGAGCATGTTCTTCCACTTCTTACATCTGTGTCCGACCGGCTTGTCGTGTTTGATCATGGCGTGGTTGTCGCCCAAGGGCTTCCCGCCGATGTCATCATGGATCCTCAAGTTGTCGAGGCCTATCTGGGGAAAAAGCATGAGCCTATTGCAAGTTGA
- a CDS encoding ATP-binding cassette domain-containing protein, giving the protein MSLLQVENLSGGYEPVQIFSNVSMTVDEGGCVGFFGPNGHGKTTLMKTLSGLIDPWDGKIVFDGKQLNRAGERKSRRSRNLNYDILTRRRMNPKKVAQAGLIHVPQGSTLFPDMTIGEILSIAPLAAKKSTKVIDLEEIFALFPRLRERIKSKARFLSGGERQMLAMACGMLAAPKLLILDEPTLGLSPKVRLELSDCVYAIRNTGVPIILVEQDVEFLRDLVGSLNIFDHGSISRRLPQSEIPDHETLMTELFGERAD; this is encoded by the coding sequence ATGAGCCTATTGCAAGTTGAGAATCTAAGCGGCGGTTATGAACCGGTTCAAATCTTTAGCAACGTATCCATGACCGTTGATGAAGGCGGCTGCGTCGGCTTTTTTGGACCGAATGGTCACGGTAAGACGACACTCATGAAGACACTAAGTGGTCTGATTGATCCATGGGACGGCAAGATTGTCTTCGATGGCAAGCAGTTGAACCGTGCCGGTGAACGCAAGAGCCGACGGTCTCGTAATCTGAACTATGACATTCTAACGCGACGTCGCATGAATCCTAAAAAGGTAGCGCAGGCGGGTCTGATTCATGTGCCGCAGGGGTCTACCCTGTTTCCCGATATGACGATCGGAGAAATTCTGTCGATAGCACCACTGGCGGCGAAAAAGAGCACTAAGGTAATTGATCTAGAAGAAATTTTTGCTTTGTTTCCACGACTGAGAGAGCGGATCAAATCCAAAGCCCGCTTTCTTTCTGGTGGTGAAAGACAAATGCTTGCAATGGCTTGCGGCATGCTGGCTGCACCCAAGCTACTTATTCTTGACGAACCGACTCTCGGCCTCTCTCCCAAGGTGCGGCTTGAGCTTTCTGATTGTGTCTACGCCATCAGAAATACCGGTGTTCCGATCATCCTTGTCGAACAGGATGTGGAGTTTCTGCGCGATTTGGTTGGTTCGCTTAATATTTTCGACCACGGATCGATATCCCGTCGGCTTCCCCAATCCGAAATCCCAGACCATGAAACCCTGATGACGGAACTGTTCGGAGAAAGAGCAGATTAA
- a CDS encoding branched-chain amino acid ABC transporter permease, with protein sequence MDIQTFLTILTGGLVLGVLYALMAFGLSIIWTTLGIFNFAHGAFIAMAAYLAWQVGNPDGFGLGYWAGAGAAVAGMFVIGVVFQILLIKPFERKPDIVILTVITTLAGASILTNLINVIWGPRSKQLQVPWKGELHLGFLRLGANEAIMIIVVFAAFALLGWFLLKTRLGRSMRAVAQNREAAQLMGLDVPRLYALVFGLSGAIAGLAGIFLGSIRFMSPTLGDDPLQKALVVVILGGVSKFTSPVYAALLVGVVEAFSTYFIGLYWTPTVLFALMIGTLVLKPEGLFNIRRRSV encoded by the coding sequence ATGGATATTCAAACTTTTCTTACAATCCTGACCGGAGGTCTGGTGCTGGGGGTTCTATATGCCTTGATGGCTTTCGGACTTTCGATCATATGGACAACTCTTGGCATTTTTAATTTTGCCCATGGCGCATTTATAGCAATGGCTGCCTATCTGGCTTGGCAAGTCGGCAACCCTGACGGCTTCGGTCTGGGGTATTGGGCGGGAGCAGGCGCCGCTGTCGCAGGGATGTTTGTGATTGGCGTTGTCTTCCAGATACTCCTCATAAAGCCGTTCGAGCGCAAGCCAGACATCGTGATTTTGACAGTGATAACGACGCTTGCAGGCGCCAGCATTCTGACCAACCTGATCAACGTTATCTGGGGGCCGCGGTCAAAGCAGTTGCAGGTTCCCTGGAAGGGGGAATTGCATCTTGGATTCCTGAGGCTTGGTGCCAATGAAGCAATCATGATCATTGTTGTGTTCGCTGCATTTGCTCTGCTGGGATGGTTCCTGCTCAAGACGCGCCTGGGCCGCTCTATGCGCGCTGTGGCTCAAAATCGAGAAGCTGCCCAGCTGATGGGATTGGATGTACCACGCCTCTATGCCCTGGTATTTGGCCTTTCTGGTGCCATCGCAGGGCTTGCAGGCATCTTCCTCGGCTCAATCCGCTTCATGTCTCCCACGCTTGGCGACGATCCTCTGCAAAAGGCGCTTGTCGTTGTGATTTTAGGCGGTGTTTCAAAGTTTACTTCCCCCGTATACGCAGCTTTGCTCGTTGGGGTGGTCGAGGCTTTCTCCACCTATTTTATCGGACTTTATTGGACGCCAACCGTCTTGTTCGCTCTCATGATTGGCACATTGGTGCTTAAGCCCGAAGGGCTGTTTAATATTCGCAGGAGGTCGGTCTAA